A stretch of Paludisphaera borealis DNA encodes these proteins:
- a CDS encoding urease subunit gamma: MHLTPRELEKLIIYTMADVANKRKAKGLKLNHPESIAVISAAALEGAREGKTVEEVMKDAGLVLTKDDVMEGVPGMIPFIQLEAVFTDGSRLVTVHDPIK, translated from the coding sequence ATGCATCTGACGCCTCGTGAGCTCGAAAAGCTGATCATCTACACGATGGCCGACGTCGCGAACAAGCGCAAGGCCAAGGGACTGAAACTCAACCACCCCGAGTCGATCGCCGTCATCTCCGCGGCGGCCCTGGAGGGCGCCCGCGAGGGGAAGACGGTCGAGGAGGTCATGAAGGACGCGGGCCTCGTGCTCACCAAGGACGACGTCATGGAAGGCGTGCCCGGGATGATTCCGTTCATCCAGCTTGAAGCCGTATTCACCGACGGCAGCCGCCTGGTCACCGTACACGATCCGATCAAATAG
- a CDS encoding YiiX/YebB-like N1pC/P60 family cysteine hydrolase — protein MTERMVPHGFHGNYWGPQATKARQEGRLPEISITPPMKRWDEWGRKVLRNGDILFRMGDARLMHGYFPMSRFLANASGSKFSHTAIVSIEKEGPVVYDTTRTSVSRQPFCVWMLDNVGNFGVKRLRSEHREAVPRVIEFCQTVFAKQLPFDYDLNLDDKALYCVEMTEKAYRYAGLKLSDPIKLGDMERASEFPLAIMGIATASQYFLDDPLTLEKEVFFPGNERHGIWSSPKLEVVVPPTFTPGYPYMADHGLPAVAASAN, from the coding sequence ATGACGGAACGCATGGTTCCGCATGGGTTTCACGGCAACTACTGGGGCCCCCAGGCGACCAAAGCACGCCAGGAAGGCCGCTTGCCCGAAATCTCCATCACCCCACCAATGAAGCGCTGGGACGAGTGGGGCCGGAAAGTCCTCCGCAACGGCGACATCCTGTTCCGGATGGGCGACGCTCGGCTCATGCACGGCTATTTCCCGATGAGTCGCTTTCTGGCCAACGCCAGCGGTAGCAAGTTCTCGCACACGGCGATCGTGTCGATCGAGAAGGAGGGGCCGGTCGTCTATGACACGACCCGAACCAGCGTCTCCCGCCAGCCGTTCTGCGTCTGGATGCTCGACAACGTGGGCAACTTCGGGGTCAAGCGGTTGCGTTCCGAACATCGCGAGGCCGTTCCGCGCGTCATCGAATTCTGCCAGACCGTTTTCGCCAAGCAGTTGCCCTTCGACTATGACCTGAACCTTGACGACAAGGCGCTATACTGCGTGGAGATGACCGAAAAGGCCTACCGTTACGCGGGGCTCAAGCTCTCCGATCCGATCAAGTTGGGCGATATGGAGCGAGCCAGCGAGTTCCCTCTCGCCATCATGGGCATCGCCACGGCGTCGCAGTATTTTCTCGACGATCCATTGACCCTTGAGAAGGAAGTCTTTTTCCCTGGCAACGAACGCCATGGAATCTGGTCGTCGCCGAAGCTCGAAGTCGTCGTCCCACCGACGTTCACGCCGGGCTATCCCTATATGGCCGATCACGGTTTGCCGGCCGTCGCCGCGTCCGCGAACTGA
- a CDS encoding DUF1559 domain-containing protein, whose amino-acid sequence MKPFGSSHRRAFTLIELLVVIAIIAVLIALLLPAVQSAREAARRAQCVNNLKQLGLAIHNYMSQQNVFPPLVANISNAETLKSGSDPWVLDWTASILPNMEQMPLYNAINFMVGVNQGNPAAPNGLVNSTVLAAKVSTMMCPSEDSRTPTNAWGWKNYVANIGGPAAAMTWSGALVPMRSDGAGTSTGYTNGNCGSFGIESMTDGSSNTALFSETLVGSGPVASSVTISSARRKPTYLFTSGLTVAADQGGANPLASMQFATACQSLPGTTPGFGPLAPANGNFWISGNANSGLMWDAYNHWLPPNAPGCDNSADGNTAGWGSYTDGIPPSSNHPGGVNIGFSDGSVKFIKNTVSYQAWWGLGTRNGGEVLSSDSY is encoded by the coding sequence ATGAAACCATTTGGATCGTCACATCGCCGCGCCTTCACGTTGATCGAATTGCTGGTGGTCATCGCCATCATCGCCGTCCTGATCGCTCTACTTCTGCCCGCCGTTCAGTCGGCCCGTGAAGCGGCCCGCCGGGCGCAATGCGTCAACAACCTCAAGCAGTTGGGGTTGGCCATCCACAATTACATGTCGCAGCAGAACGTCTTCCCGCCGCTGGTGGCGAACATCTCCAATGCGGAAACCCTCAAGTCCGGCAGTGATCCCTGGGTGCTCGATTGGACGGCGTCCATCTTGCCCAACATGGAGCAGATGCCCCTCTACAATGCGATCAATTTCATGGTGGGGGTGAATCAAGGCAATCCGGCTGCTCCGAACGGCTTGGTCAATTCAACCGTGCTGGCCGCCAAGGTGTCGACGATGATGTGCCCTTCGGAGGACTCGCGAACGCCGACGAATGCATGGGGTTGGAAGAACTACGTCGCGAACATCGGCGGTCCGGCCGCCGCGATGACGTGGAGCGGAGCCCTCGTGCCGATGAGGAGCGACGGTGCGGGCACCAGCACGGGGTACACGAACGGCAACTGCGGTTCCTTCGGGATCGAGTCGATGACCGACGGATCTTCGAATACCGCCCTCTTCAGCGAGACCCTGGTGGGCTCGGGACCTGTCGCGAGTTCGGTAACCATCTCCTCAGCTCGTCGAAAGCCGACGTATCTGTTCACGAGCGGGCTGACCGTCGCGGCAGACCAGGGTGGGGCGAACCCACTGGCCTCCATGCAATTCGCCACGGCGTGCCAGAGTCTCCCGGGGACGACCCCTGGTTTCGGCCCGCTTGCGCCAGCCAACGGCAATTTCTGGATCTCAGGCAACGCCAATTCGGGCTTGATGTGGGATGCGTACAACCACTGGCTGCCTCCCAACGCGCCGGGTTGCGACAACTCGGCCGATGGCAACACCGCCGGATGGGGATCTTATACGGACGGCATCCCGCCTAGCAGCAACCATCCCGGCGGCGTGAACATCGGCTTCAGCGACGGCTCGGTCAAATTCATCAAAAACACCGTGAGCTACCAGGCCTGGTGGGGTCTCGGCACTCGAAACGGCGGCGAGGTCCTCAGCAGCGACTCGTATTGA
- the rimO gene encoding 30S ribosomal protein S12 methylthiotransferase RimO produces the protein MTSESSPESPEVRGTISFVSLGCSKNLVDSERMLGLLAQDGYALVPEGQSSDLVIVNTCGFIDAARKESCGVIEEMLERKRDGRVKGVIVAGCLAERQKDQLLDEFPDVDQVVGVFGREQIVQVSNRILGGLHEQRTLFRPAPVDAQDDRARLRITPRHLAYLKVSEGCDRLCTFCAIPYMRGKHVTKPIERVVEEARELARDGVRELILVAQDMTYYGVDLYGRPRLAELLRELDQIEELDWIRILYNYPNYFTEELYEVLGSSKRIVPYLDMPLQHINDRMLKVMNRRHTRAETEAIINRLRATMPGLVLRTTFIVGFPGETDAEFEEMADFVAATRFERLGVFTYSLEPDTPAAKLPNQLPDDLKEARRERIMTIQQPIAEEFNRSLVGRTLDVLIDGRAPGQDDVWIGRTFADAPDVDGVTLIRDPGLQAGDIVPCEILETQGYDLVARSLALPARRKRARPRARKRPTSSLTILDGM, from the coding sequence ATGACTTCAGAAAGTTCGCCCGAAAGCCCCGAAGTTCGAGGGACGATCTCGTTCGTCAGCCTCGGCTGTTCCAAGAACCTCGTCGACTCCGAGCGGATGCTCGGGCTGTTGGCCCAGGACGGCTACGCGCTGGTCCCCGAGGGACAGTCGTCCGACCTGGTGATCGTCAACACCTGCGGGTTCATCGACGCCGCGCGGAAGGAATCGTGCGGGGTGATCGAGGAGATGCTCGAACGCAAGCGCGACGGTCGCGTCAAGGGCGTGATCGTCGCCGGCTGCCTGGCCGAGCGCCAGAAAGACCAGTTGCTCGACGAGTTTCCGGACGTCGACCAGGTGGTCGGCGTCTTTGGCCGCGAGCAGATCGTCCAGGTGTCCAACCGCATCCTCGGCGGTCTCCACGAGCAGCGGACGCTGTTCCGCCCTGCCCCGGTCGACGCCCAGGACGACCGCGCCCGGCTCCGGATCACGCCCCGCCACCTGGCGTATCTAAAGGTCTCGGAAGGCTGCGACCGGCTCTGCACCTTCTGCGCGATCCCCTACATGCGGGGCAAGCACGTCACGAAGCCGATCGAGCGAGTCGTCGAGGAGGCCCGCGAGCTGGCCCGCGACGGCGTTCGCGAGTTGATCCTGGTTGCGCAGGACATGACGTATTACGGCGTCGACCTTTACGGTCGGCCGCGCCTGGCCGAGCTGCTCCGCGAGCTGGATCAGATCGAAGAGTTGGACTGGATTCGCATCCTCTACAACTACCCGAACTATTTCACCGAAGAGCTTTACGAGGTCCTTGGGAGTTCCAAGCGGATCGTCCCGTACCTCGACATGCCCTTGCAGCACATCAACGACCGGATGCTCAAGGTTATGAACCGCCGTCACACCCGCGCCGAGACCGAGGCGATCATCAACCGCCTGCGGGCGACGATGCCGGGGCTCGTGCTGCGGACGACGTTCATCGTCGGCTTTCCGGGCGAGACCGACGCCGAGTTCGAAGAGATGGCCGACTTCGTGGCCGCGACCCGGTTCGAGCGGCTGGGGGTCTTCACCTACTCGCTCGAACCCGACACGCCGGCCGCCAAGCTGCCGAACCAGCTTCCCGACGACCTCAAGGAAGCGCGTCGCGAGCGGATCATGACGATCCAGCAGCCGATCGCCGAGGAGTTCAACCGCAGCCTGGTGGGTCGCACGCTCGACGTCTTGATTGACGGCCGGGCGCCCGGTCAGGACGACGTCTGGATCGGCCGGACCTTCGCCGACGCTCCCGACGTCGACGGCGTCACTTTGATCCGCGACCCCGGGCTCCAGGCCGGCGACATCGTCCCTTGTGAAATCCTCGAGACCCAGGGCTACGACCTCGTCGCCCGCTCGCTGGCCCTGCCCGCCCGGCGGAAGCGAGCCCGTCCCCGGGCTCGAAAGCGGCCGACCTCGTCGCTGACGATCCTCGATGGGATGTGA
- the pgsA gene encoding CDP-diacylglycerol--glycerol-3-phosphate 3-phosphatidyltransferase: MNRLENSTVMDAGPRTAGRFWNVPNTLTVGRLGLAVFDFLMISRGWYAWALGLFVIAALSDALDGYFARLLNQDTPLGRQLDPLIDKVIVSGAYIYLAAIPGTGVFPWMVTAIVVRELLIQGLRSLLEGQGQAFGAKMAGKLKTLFQCLSISAVLLCLSLEAPPYGLTTARDVLTWTAVGLTIYSGASYLTGAMPALRGEASRR; this comes from the coding sequence ATGAATCGCCTCGAGAATTCCACGGTCATGGACGCCGGTCCCCGGACGGCCGGGCGGTTCTGGAACGTGCCCAACACGCTGACGGTAGGCCGGTTGGGGCTGGCCGTCTTCGATTTCCTGATGATCTCGCGCGGGTGGTACGCGTGGGCGCTCGGGCTGTTCGTGATCGCGGCCCTTTCCGACGCCCTCGACGGCTATTTCGCGCGATTGCTCAACCAAGATACGCCGCTGGGCCGTCAGCTCGACCCCTTGATCGACAAGGTGATCGTCTCGGGCGCGTACATTTACCTGGCCGCGATCCCCGGCACCGGGGTCTTCCCCTGGATGGTCACGGCGATCGTCGTCCGCGAGCTGCTGATTCAGGGGCTGCGCAGTTTGCTCGAAGGCCAGGGGCAGGCGTTCGGCGCCAAGATGGCGGGCAAGCTGAAGACGTTGTTTCAGTGCCTGTCGATCTCGGCCGTGCTCCTGTGCCTGTCGCTCGAAGCGCCGCCGTACGGGCTCACGACGGCCCGCGACGTGCTGACCTGGACGGCCGTCGGCCTGACCATCTACAGCGGCGCCAGCTACCTCACCGGCGCGATGCCGGCGCTGCGGGGCGAAGCGTCGCGACGCTAA
- a CDS encoding undecaprenyl-diphosphate phosphatase, which yields MEWLESLILGIVQGVTEFLPVSSDGHLLVTQQLFAWLTGNQRSGHQNIFFDVMLHLGTVAAILVHYRRPIREGVRGFVFNKPDVAPGFDRASIFRIVLLAAVATVPLVPFALFFKKRIDATFESDIAAPIGFLISAAILALVSMKMRGPEGGKEPAETTWVDALLIGLAQTLAPLPGVSRSGMTIAAALALGLSRAWAVRFSLGIAVPAVCGAALYELKDAIKNPEALGLTPDRIAQTLAAAVIAGIVGYAAIVWLIRVVRAGRLWYFSVYLVVMAIVVLSLVSASGRSGDGSSTKALDRTAGGRAAESSAVARSGLPLGALDRPDPAGPRSNDPRAGLAFDPR from the coding sequence ATGGAATGGCTTGAATCCTTGATCCTTGGGATCGTCCAGGGGGTCACCGAATTTCTGCCGGTCTCCAGCGACGGACATCTTCTGGTCACGCAGCAGCTCTTCGCCTGGCTGACAGGCAACCAGCGGAGCGGTCATCAGAACATCTTCTTCGATGTGATGCTCCACCTGGGCACCGTGGCGGCGATCCTGGTCCATTACCGCCGGCCGATCCGGGAAGGCGTGCGAGGCTTCGTTTTCAATAAGCCGGACGTCGCGCCGGGGTTCGATCGAGCGTCGATCTTTCGGATCGTTCTGCTGGCGGCGGTCGCGACCGTGCCGCTGGTCCCGTTCGCCCTGTTCTTCAAGAAGCGGATCGACGCCACGTTTGAGAGCGACATCGCGGCCCCGATCGGGTTCTTGATCTCCGCGGCGATCCTCGCGCTGGTCTCGATGAAGATGCGAGGGCCGGAAGGGGGCAAGGAACCCGCCGAGACGACGTGGGTCGACGCCCTCCTGATCGGCCTGGCGCAGACGCTCGCCCCGCTGCCGGGGGTGAGTCGGAGCGGGATGACGATCGCCGCGGCCCTGGCCCTGGGCCTTTCCCGCGCCTGGGCGGTCCGGTTCAGCCTCGGGATCGCCGTGCCGGCCGTCTGCGGCGCAGCGCTTTACGAGCTGAAGGACGCGATCAAGAACCCCGAAGCCCTGGGCCTGACGCCCGACCGGATCGCACAGACGCTCGCCGCCGCGGTGATCGCCGGAATCGTCGGCTATGCAGCGATCGTCTGGCTGATCCGAGTTGTCCGAGCGGGTCGATTGTGGTATTTTTCTGTATACCTGGTTGTGATGGCGATCGTGGTACTGAGTCTGGTCTCGGCGTCCGGAAGGAGCGGCGATGGTTCCTCAACGAAGGCTCTGGACCGGACCGCCGGGGGCCGCGCTGCGGAATCATCTGCTGTCGCTCGATCCGGCTTACCGCTCGGCGCTCTGGATCGTCCCGACCCCGCTGGCCCGCGATCAAATGATCCGCGAGCTGGCCTTGCGTTCGACCCCCGGTGA
- a CDS encoding PD-(D/E)XK nuclease family protein, with amino-acid sequence MDRLSKAHEVLKSLIGVLDPLNQSRPWSEHASALRLAAGTLGLGTRDGRALETLWDALEDRAEVLEKLGRGAETVSWSEFVDKLASVTAETLSPRSASTPGSIRTAVVEEVAGCRASHVLLVGLVEGSFPRRSAVQRFLELRPGDEPSPSARSAYARETLRFLQTLGSADRGVLLFYPTTDAKGQPLLRAGFLDDLLGALSSSAESACHRSYARFHPALLDREDLAVTPADVRVLASALAGEEGRLAKLRSLAGDPAHRIVLEGAAAALSALERRRRGTPYSEFEGLISDPAAVASIARSFSPETHTFSPSQLETYLSCPFQFFSRHVLHLKPIEERDELAEDYTERGSRLHDILEEFEKRKAEAVDERSDEQLLVAAIDKVLSRELVELSELDLGLRELEYGQIQRIINQYARQRSAYESDAPSSPVPQWFEFGFGDPDTDHPDFKLSLGAEIVKLRGRIDRIDRIETEAGPKFRVIDYKSGTPPSSKEVADGRMLQLPLYAMAVEKLLFESGDVGLLDVGYWGLKDKGYKPIVFQEWEEVRHTLVERVFHVIGQLRSGEFVVDPRKDGCETYCEYRGVCRIRQVRAAAKSRDVGPTVSAETTVAGRKPRTPRKTKKTTDET; translated from the coding sequence ATGGACCGGTTGTCGAAGGCTCATGAGGTGCTCAAGAGCCTGATCGGCGTCCTCGACCCGCTGAATCAATCGCGTCCGTGGTCGGAGCATGCTTCGGCCCTGCGTCTGGCGGCGGGGACGCTGGGCCTGGGGACGCGCGACGGTCGGGCGCTCGAAACGCTCTGGGACGCCCTCGAAGACCGTGCCGAAGTCCTGGAAAAGCTGGGACGCGGTGCCGAGACGGTCTCGTGGAGCGAGTTCGTCGACAAGCTGGCGTCGGTGACGGCCGAGACGCTCTCGCCCCGTTCGGCCTCGACGCCCGGCTCGATCCGCACGGCGGTCGTCGAGGAGGTCGCGGGCTGTCGGGCGTCGCACGTCTTGCTGGTCGGCCTGGTGGAAGGAAGCTTCCCGAGGCGGTCGGCGGTGCAGCGGTTTTTGGAGCTGCGGCCCGGCGACGAGCCGAGCCCTTCGGCTCGTTCGGCCTACGCGCGGGAGACGCTCCGGTTTCTTCAGACGCTCGGATCGGCCGATCGGGGCGTGCTGCTCTTTTATCCGACGACCGACGCCAAGGGACAGCCGCTGTTGCGGGCCGGCTTTCTCGACGACCTGCTGGGCGCGTTGTCGTCGTCGGCCGAGTCGGCCTGTCATCGGTCGTACGCTCGGTTCCACCCCGCGCTGCTCGATCGCGAGGACCTGGCGGTCACGCCGGCCGACGTCCGTGTGCTGGCCTCGGCCCTGGCCGGCGAGGAAGGCCGGTTGGCGAAGCTTCGCTCGCTGGCCGGCGACCCCGCGCACCGGATCGTGCTCGAAGGCGCGGCGGCCGCGCTCTCGGCCCTCGAACGCCGACGCCGCGGCACGCCGTACAGCGAATTCGAGGGGCTGATCAGCGACCCGGCCGCGGTTGCCTCCATCGCCCGCTCATTCAGTCCCGAGACGCACACCTTCAGCCCAAGCCAGCTCGAAACCTACCTGAGCTGCCCGTTCCAGTTCTTCAGCAGGCACGTCCTGCATCTCAAGCCCATCGAGGAACGCGACGAGCTGGCGGAAGACTACACCGAGCGCGGCAGCCGGCTTCACGACATCCTGGAGGAGTTCGAGAAGCGCAAGGCCGAGGCGGTCGACGAGCGCTCCGATGAACAGCTTCTCGTCGCGGCCATCGACAAGGTCCTGTCGCGCGAGCTGGTGGAGCTGAGCGAGCTGGATCTCGGCCTCCGCGAGTTGGAGTACGGCCAGATTCAACGGATCATCAACCAGTACGCGCGCCAGCGGTCGGCATACGAGAGCGATGCACCGTCGTCGCCGGTGCCGCAGTGGTTCGAGTTCGGCTTCGGAGACCCAGACACCGACCACCCCGACTTCAAGCTTTCACTTGGCGCTGAGATCGTCAAGCTGCGAGGCCGGATCGACCGGATCGACCGGATTGAAACTGAGGCCGGACCGAAGTTCCGGGTCATCGACTACAAGAGCGGCACGCCTCCCAGCTCGAAGGAGGTCGCCGACGGCCGGATGCTTCAGCTTCCGCTTTACGCGATGGCCGTCGAGAAGTTGTTGTTCGAGAGCGGCGACGTCGGCTTACTCGACGTCGGTTACTGGGGGCTCAAGGACAAGGGGTACAAGCCGATCGTCTTCCAGGAATGGGAAGAGGTTCGGCACACGCTCGTGGAGCGAGTGTTCCATGTGATCGGCCAGTTGCGGAGCGGTGAATTCGTGGTTGATCCGCGTAAGGACGGCTGCGAAACGTATTGCGAATATCGAGGGGTCTGCCGGATTCGCCAGGTTCGAGCCGCCGCCAAGAGCCGCGACGTCGGGCCGACGGTCTCGGCAGAAACGACGGTCGCCGGGCGCAAGCCGCGAACCCCGCGCAAGACCAAAAAGACGACGGACGAGACATGA
- a CDS encoding UvrD-helicase domain-containing protein produces the protein MSEPAGDQVRLTTEQRRPLVTREVSVALAAGAGCGKTTVLTERFLGEIDGESGRPLRALAAMTFTDKAARELRQRIRARCRSKLAAGENPSWWTSVLRALEAAPIGTFHEFCGRLLRGYARGLAVDPEFAILDATIAGSLREQAVGTSIRRLLSRRDPDLLALGVVHGLKPIREMLESALANRTPDEIDPLCSLAPEELVKRWRAAWASRGRPAVLSKLGPAARRCRSFLENLEETTPKLLALRQEVLDALSAVDAPSCSDDDIARLRESARIAGLRGKDWPNDAIKEDLKMVFTDLRDGIGKVLEKSIWDEGVTRESAEEVIQFARLVREVRTDYDELKVRHRGLDFSDLIVRTRDVLRDLRGTVDTAATDLDPTALEFVLIDEFQDTDQVQSDILRLLGEGAFLHGRMFVVGDAKQSIYRFRGAEPAIFGRWRDEFLEAGRLRLSENFRTLPRVLHFVNALFADLFGEQSRLGPVRPDHGPGPNVHFFWVPPPATDDDEQPAKPSVLDGRIREAEALARWLRLRIDAGWTVVDRKTREIRPAHPGDVALLLRAMTDVWPYETALADQGFEYHTIGGSAFYSQQEILDVVNLLSVVEDPLDEVALAGCLRSPFFAMTDEGLYWLSKAVPGAGLSLGLNAASEAPGLSPHDRNQAERARALLARWRGLKDHVPMADLLSRILDESGFEAALVCEFLGSRKLANVRKLVRTARDFDRRGGFGLADFVGRLRAFADDPPREEQATTTEEDSPSVRIMTVHQAKGLEFPIVILPDLNKNVGARTTSLGFDRELGLVLKPRPEAGVKEASESGSDESLGWRTFRAIEDHEEREEALRLFYVAATRARDHLVLSAGFGTPLEAVSVAKLSPALNLVWERFDGPSGRCLVSLPDGWPTPEIEVIDVASLEPTETRASRRPRVDLLEIVDAVVGTPCDRDGSSPSRGALPRFIDLDGPRLDGSRASRIGGLIREAAVDPDLLAGESPGEVAARVGGRMTPSAGGGPIAEAERWLGAWVESPFFGRLKTAPADRLRRARGWTLQGTSRVVRGSCDAIVQGEDGGWRPLVFLARGESESWGRLRASLSIPALARSGFQTVGPAWLLRVGTDGSLRVERRAALVGADFDSLLRLWLDAGALEPD, from the coding sequence ATGAGCGAACCAGCCGGCGATCAGGTTCGATTGACGACGGAGCAGCGGCGGCCGCTCGTGACCCGCGAGGTGAGCGTCGCGCTGGCGGCGGGGGCCGGATGCGGCAAGACGACCGTGCTGACCGAGCGGTTCCTCGGCGAGATCGACGGCGAATCGGGCCGCCCGCTCCGCGCGCTCGCCGCGATGACGTTCACCGACAAGGCCGCGCGCGAGCTTCGCCAGCGGATTCGCGCGCGCTGCCGGTCGAAGCTGGCGGCCGGCGAGAACCCGTCGTGGTGGACCTCGGTCCTCCGCGCTCTCGAAGCCGCTCCCATCGGCACGTTCCACGAATTTTGCGGGCGGCTGCTGCGCGGCTACGCCCGGGGGCTGGCCGTCGACCCCGAATTCGCGATCCTCGACGCCACGATCGCCGGCTCATTGCGTGAGCAAGCGGTGGGGACGTCGATTCGCCGGCTCCTCTCGCGCCGTGATCCCGACCTGCTCGCGCTTGGCGTCGTCCATGGCCTGAAGCCGATTCGCGAGATGCTCGAATCCGCCCTCGCCAACCGCACGCCCGACGAGATCGATCCGCTTTGCAGCCTCGCGCCCGAGGAACTCGTGAAACGCTGGCGCGCGGCGTGGGCTAGCCGAGGCCGGCCCGCGGTCCTGTCGAAGCTCGGGCCCGCCGCCCGCCGCTGTCGGAGCTTTCTGGAAAACCTTGAGGAAACCACGCCCAAGCTGCTCGCGCTTCGTCAGGAAGTTCTCGACGCCTTGTCCGCCGTCGATGCGCCGAGCTGCAGCGATGACGACATCGCGCGGCTGCGCGAGTCGGCCAGGATTGCCGGACTGCGCGGCAAGGATTGGCCGAACGACGCGATCAAGGAAGACCTGAAAATGGTTTTCACGGATCTCCGCGACGGTATCGGCAAGGTGCTGGAAAAGTCGATCTGGGACGAGGGGGTGACTCGCGAGTCGGCCGAGGAGGTGATTCAGTTCGCCCGGCTGGTCCGCGAGGTTCGCACCGACTATGACGAGCTGAAAGTCCGGCACCGAGGGCTCGATTTCTCCGACCTGATCGTGCGGACGCGCGACGTGCTCCGCGACCTTCGCGGCACGGTCGACACGGCCGCGACCGACCTCGACCCCACCGCGCTCGAGTTCGTCCTGATCGACGAATTCCAGGACACCGACCAGGTTCAAAGCGACATCCTTCGCCTGTTGGGCGAGGGGGCGTTCCTTCACGGTCGGATGTTCGTGGTCGGCGACGCGAAGCAGTCGATCTATCGGTTCCGAGGCGCCGAACCGGCGATTTTCGGGCGCTGGCGGGACGAGTTCTTGGAAGCCGGTCGGCTGCGGCTCTCTGAGAACTTTCGGACGCTCCCGCGCGTGCTCCACTTCGTCAACGCCCTGTTCGCCGACTTGTTCGGAGAGCAGAGTCGGCTGGGGCCAGTGCGGCCGGACCACGGCCCGGGGCCGAACGTCCACTTCTTCTGGGTTCCGCCCCCCGCGACGGATGACGACGAACAGCCCGCGAAGCCGTCGGTGCTGGACGGTCGGATTCGCGAGGCCGAGGCGCTCGCACGCTGGCTTCGTCTGCGCATCGACGCCGGCTGGACGGTCGTCGATCGCAAGACCCGGGAGATTCGCCCCGCGCACCCCGGCGACGTCGCCTTGCTGCTCCGCGCCATGACCGACGTCTGGCCCTACGAGACCGCTCTCGCCGATCAGGGCTTCGAGTACCACACGATCGGCGGTTCAGCGTTCTATTCCCAGCAAGAGATTCTCGACGTCGTCAACCTGCTATCGGTCGTCGAAGATCCGCTCGACGAGGTCGCGCTGGCCGGCTGCCTGCGGAGCCCGTTCTTCGCGATGACCGACGAGGGGCTTTACTGGCTCTCGAAAGCCGTGCCGGGCGCTGGGCTGAGCCTGGGGCTGAACGCGGCCTCGGAGGCGCCGGGCCTCTCGCCCCACGACCGCAATCAGGCCGAGCGCGCCCGGGCGCTCCTGGCTCGCTGGCGGGGGCTGAAGGACCACGTCCCGATGGCCGACTTGCTCTCGCGGATTCTCGACGAGTCGGGTTTCGAGGCGGCGCTCGTCTGCGAATTCCTGGGCTCGCGGAAGCTCGCCAACGTCCGCAAGCTGGTGCGGACGGCTCGCGATTTCGACCGTCGCGGCGGTTTCGGCCTGGCCGATTTCGTCGGCCGCCTTCGAGCCTTCGCCGACGACCCCCCGCGCGAAGAGCAGGCGACGACCACTGAGGAAGACAGCCCGAGCGTCCGGATCATGACGGTCCACCAGGCCAAGGGGCTCGAATTTCCGATCGTGATCCTCCCCGACCTGAACAAGAACGTCGGCGCCCGGACGACCTCGCTGGGCTTCGATCGCGAGTTGGGGCTGGTGCTCAAGCCTCGCCCCGAAGCCGGCGTCAAGGAAGCAAGCGAGAGCGGCAGTGACGAGAGCCTGGGCTGGCGGACCTTCCGGGCGATCGAAGACCACGAGGAGCGAGAGGAGGCGCTTCGGCTGTTTTACGTCGCGGCCACGCGCGCCCGCGATCACCTCGTGCTTTCGGCTGGCTTCGGGACGCCGCTGGAGGCCGTGTCGGTCGCCAAGCTCTCGCCGGCTCTCAACCTTGTCTGGGAGCGGTTCGACGGGCCATCGGGCCGCTGCCTCGTCTCACTCCCGGATGGCTGGCCGACGCCGGAAATCGAGGTCATCGACGTCGCCAGCCTCGAACCGACCGAAACACGCGCGTCGCGCCGTCCGCGCGTCGACCTTCTGGAAATCGTCGACGCCGTGGTCGGGACTCCGTGCGATCGAGACGGTTCGTCGCCGTCGCGTGGGGCTCTCCCTCGCTTCATCGACCTCGACGGGCCGAGGCTCGACGGCTCGCGCGCTTCACGAATTGGCGGGCTGATCCGCGAGGCGGCCGTCGATCCGGACTTGCTGGCGGGCGAATCTCCAGGGGAGGTTGCGGCGCGCGTCGGCGGGCGGATGACGCCGTCGGCGGGCGGCGGGCCGATCGCCGAGGCCGAGCGCTGGCTTGGGGCGTGGGTCGAGAGCCCGTTCTTCGGCCGGTTGAAGACCGCGCCGGCGGATCGGCTGCGTCGCGCCCGGGGCTGGACCTTGCAAGGAACGTCGCGGGTTGTTCGCGGCTCGTGCGACGCGATCGTTCAAGGAGAGGACGGCGGCTGGCGGCCGTTGGTCTTCCTGGCTCGGGGCGAGTCGGAATCGTGGGGGCGGCTGCGGGCGTCGCTCTCGATCCCCGCTCTCGCGCGTAGCGGGTTCCAGACGGTCGGCCCCGCCTGGCTGCTTCGGGTTGGGACGGACGGATCGCTCCGCGTCGAGCGCCGCGCCGCGCTCGTCGGGGCCGATTTCGACAGCCTGCTTCGGCTCTGGCTGGACGCCGGCGCTCTCGAACCGGACTGA